Proteins co-encoded in one Rattus rattus isolate New Zealand chromosome 5, Rrattus_CSIRO_v1, whole genome shotgun sequence genomic window:
- the Catsper2 gene encoding cation channel sperm-associated protein 2, with protein sequence MAHERGHLQLPRADAIRSKLIDTFSLIEHLQGLSQAVPRHTLREILDPACQKKLMLGDQEQLVRFSIRARRMGHITHAQRLLSRLRVRCGGRPPLSLWAGWVLDSSIFSNFIISLIFLNTFVLMVEIELMNSTNTSLWPLKLALEVADWFILLSFIVEILLMWLASFFLFWKNAWSVFDFVVTMLSLLPEFVVLIGVSADSVWLQLLRVSRVLRSLKLFARFPQIKVILLALVRALKSMTFLLMLLLIFFYVFAVTGVYFFKEYSRSTIENLEYNMFFSDLLNSLVTVFILFTLDHWYAVLQDVWKVPEASRVFSSIYVILWLLLGSIIFRNIIVAMMVTNFQNIRNELHEEMTHLEVQYKADIFKRRIIQRRQQSESLRGTSQGKVSEDITETSEATDEEKSEAEESEEEKSDEEKSDVEKSDEEKNDEEKSDEENEEEKSDVEKIDEEKGYTEKVYSERTFVERSYAERSFAGQAENEKVQKELKEKAYPGSPPNSSFHDEAFAADDTYLENLDWETLVHENLPGLMDMDQDDRVVWPRDSLFRYFELLESLQYNLEERKRLQEFAVQALMNFEDK encoded by the exons ATGGCACATGAACGAGGACATTTACAGCTGCCCAGAGCTGATGCTATCCGTTCAAAGCTCATTGACACTTTCTCGCTCATAGAGCATTTGCAGGGCTTGAGCCAAGCTGTACCAAGGCACACTCTCCGGGAGATACTTG ATCCTGCTTGTCAGAAGAAACTCATGTTAGGAGATCAGGAGCAGCTAGTGCGCTTCTCCATAAGGGCGCGGCGTATGGGGCACATTACGCATGCCCAGCGGTTGCTGAGCAGACTTCGAGTGCGGTGCGGTGGAAGACCACCTCTTTCCTTGTGGGCTGGATGGGTTCTTGACA gttctATCTTCTCGAATTTCATCATCTCCCTCATCTTTCTGAATACCTTTGTGCTGATGGTCGAAATAG AGTTGATGAACTCCACAAACACGAGTCTGTGGCCATTGAAGCTGGCGTTGGAGGTGGCAGATTGGTTTATCCTGCTTAGCTTCATTGTAGAGATCCTTCTGATGTGGCTGGCCAgcttttttctcttctggaaGAATGCCTGGAGTGTCTTTGACTTTGTGGTTACCATGTTG tctctgcttcctgagtttgtGGTGCTGATAGGCGTCTCTGCAGACTCTGTGTGGCTCCAACTGCTGAGGGTCTCTCGGGTGCTGAGGTCTCTCAAACTGTTTGCACGATTCCCTCAAATTAAAGTTATTCTTTTGGCTCTCGTCAGGGCCCTGAAG AGCATGACATTCCTGTTGATGTTGCTGCTTATCTTCTTCTACGTCTTCGCTGTGACCGGTGTCTACTTCTTCAAAGAATATTCCCGTTCAACTATCGAGAATCTGGAGTACAACATGTTCTTCTC GGACCTACTAAATTCCCTGGTGACAGTGTTCATCCTCTTTACCTTGGATCATTGGTATGCAGTACTTCAGGATGTCTGGAAGGTGCCAGAAGCTAGCCGTGTCTTTAGCAGCATCTATGTGATCCTTTGGTTGTTGCTTGGTTCCATTATCTTTCGAAACATCATAGTAGCCATGATGG TTACTAACTTTCAGAATATCCGAAATGAGCTGCATGAGGAGATGACCCACCTGGAGGTTCAGTATAAGGCTGACATATTCAAGCGACGGATTATCCAGAG gagaCAACAATCTGAGTCACTAAG AGGAACCAGTCAAGGAAAGGTCTCcgaagacataacagaaacttcCGAGGCCACTGATGAGGAAAAAAGCGAAGCTGAGGAAAGCGAGGAAGAGAAAAGCGATGAAGAGAAAAGTGATGTAGAGAAAAGCGATGAAGAGAAAAACGATGAAGAGAAAAGCGATGAGGAAAACGAGGAAGAGAAAAGTGATGTAGAGAAAATCGATGAAGAGAAAGGGTATACCGAGAAAGTGTATTCCGAGAGAACCTTTGTCGAGAGAAGTTATGCTGAGAGAAGCTTTGCTGGACAGGCTGAAAATGAAAAAGTACAAAAAGAGTTGAAAGAAAAGGCCTACCCGGGTTCTCCTCCCAACTCTTCATTCCATGATGAAGCCTTTGCAGCCGATGATACTTACCTTG AAAACCTGGACTGGGAGACTCTTGTGCATGAGAACCTGCCTGGGCTAATGGATATGGATCAGGATGACCGTGTTGTTTGGCCCAGAGATTCGCTTTTCCGATATTTTGAGTTACTGGAAAGCCTTCAGTATAACCTAGAGGAGCGCAAGAGGTTGCAAGAATTTGCAG